The sequence CGGCCGTCCGTGAACGCGACGGCAAGCCCCCCGTCGGTCGGATCCGGGTGGCGGCGGAGGTCCGTTCCGGTCGCCTCGTGGTGGAGGTCAGCGATGACGGGACGGGCATCGACCCGGTCCGTGTGCGGGAGGCCGCGGAGCGCGCCGGTCTCGAGCCCCCCTCGGATCCCGCGGAGCTGCTGCAGCTCGTCTTCGCGCCCGGGCTGTCCACGAGTCGCGATGTCACCGACGTGTCCGGTCGCGGCGTGGGGCTCGACGCGGTCCGGTCCGACGTCGAAGCGGTCGGCGGCACGGCAGAGATCGCCTCCGATGCCGGCCGCGGGACCACGGTGACCCTGGCGCTGCCCCTGTCCCTGTCGACGATGCGCGTGCTCGTGGTCAAGATCGGCTCCGAGACGGTCGCGCTCCCGGCGACCGCGGTCCGCAACGTCCTGCGCGTCGACCGTGAGGATCTCGTGCACATGGGAGCGCGTCGGGGTGTCCTGCACGACGACCGGTCGGTGCCGATCGTCGACCTCGCATCCGTCCTCGGGTTCACCGGCGCGTCCGCACGCGACGACGACGGCTCCGTCGTGGTCGTGGTCGACGTCCCGGGAGGCCACGCCGGCCTGTCGGTCGACGGGCCGCTCGAACAGCACGAGGTGACGGTGCGCACCCTGGGACCGCGACTGGAGGACGCCCCTGGGGTGCTCGGCGCCGTCACGCTGCCCGACGGGAACCTGGTGTTGGTCCTCAACCCGGCGACGTGGGCACGCCGCGCGATGGAGAACCCGGTGCCGTCGGCCCAGCAGGCGGGCACGGAGACCTCACGGGCCCCACACGTGCTCCTGGCGGAGGACACCCTGACCACCCGCACGCTCGAACGCAGCATCCTGGAGGCGGCCGGGTACGTGGTCACCGCGGCGGCGGACGGCGCCGAGGCCTGGGAGCTCTTGCAGCAGCGCGGCGCGGACCTCGTGATCACCGACGTCGACATGCCCAACATGGACGGCTTCTCCCTGTGCGAGGCGATCCGGTCGTCCCCGCGCTTCTCCGACGTCCCGGTCGTGCTCGTCACCTCGCTCTCCGACGACCGCCACCGTGCCCGGGGGGCGGAGGTGGGTGCCAACGCCTACTTCGTCAAGTCGGACTTCGACCAGCGGACGCTGCTCGACACGGTCGCGAGGCTGCTGTGAGCACGACGATCCGCGTCCTGGTCGTCGACGACTCGCCCACGGCCCGCGCGTACCTGGTGGAGGTCTTGGGCAGCTACCCAGGCGTCACGGTCGTCGGTGAGGCCGCAGACGGGAAGGAAGCGGTCGAAGCGACAGCCGAACTGCAGCCGTCGGTCGTGGTCATGGACGCGGTCATGCCGGTGATGGACGGCTTCGAGGCGACCGAACGGATCATGATCGAGACCCCGACGCCGGTCGTCATGACCACCGCGGCGCTCGACCCGGACGACGTCGCGCTCGCCCTTCGCTCGGTGGAGGTCGGAGCCCTGGCCGTCCTGCCCAAGCCCACCTGGGATGCGAGCGGTCCGGATCCCCGGGCGGCGAACGTCTTCGCCCGGAAGGTCGTCGCGCTCTCCGGCGTCGGGGTCATCCGCCGGTACCGGGAGAGCACGTCCTCCCGACCGATCCCTGAACGCGCCGCGCTCCCCGACAGCACCATCCACATCGTCGGTGTGGCCGCGTCGACCGGTGGCCCACGCGCGCTGCACGACCTGCTCGCCAAGCTGCCAGACGGACTGGCAGCGCCAGTGCTCATCGTCCAGCACATCGCCGAGGGCTTCGTCGATGGCCTCGTCCGCTGGCTGGACGCGGCCACAGCCCTACAGGTCAAGGTCGCTGAGAGGGGAGAACCGCTAACGGCCGGTCAGGTCTACCTCGCGCCCGACGACCACCACCTGCGCGTCGCACCTCTGGGCCGGGTGCACCTGGACAGCGACCCGCCGATCGGAGGCTTCCGACCCGCGGCCACGGCCCTGTTCGAATCGCTGGCCGGTCTCTACGGAACGTCCGCGGCTGGCGTCATCCTCAGTGGCCTCGGCGACGACGGCCTCGCCGGGCTGCTCGGCCTGCGAGCGGCGGGCGGCACGGTCCTGGCACAGGACGAGGAGACCGCTGCGGTCTTCGGCATGCCCGGCGTCGTGGTGGCCGCTGGCATCGCCCACGTCGTGGGATCTGTCGACACGCTCGCCGCCGCGATCGCGGAACTCACCACAAGGGGGACAGCATGACCGACATCAGAGGGATCCTCGTCGCCGAGGACAGCCGCACGCAGGCCGAAGCCCTGCGCGCCGACCTCGAGAGCCAGGGCTACGAGGTCACGGTCGCGCGAGACGGCCAGGAAGCGCTCGTCCTGCTGGACGAGCGCTCGTTCGGCCTGCTGATCAGCGACATCATGATGCCGAACATGGACGGCTACGAGCTGTGCCGTCGGGTCAAGGCCGATCGGAAGTTGGACGACATGTCGGTCATCCTGCTGACGAGCCTGCGTGACCCCGTCGACATCGTTCGGGGCCTGCAGTCGGGAGCGGACAACTTCCTGACCAAGCCGTACGACCGCCACCGGCTGCTGTCGCGCATCGAATCCGTCCTACAGCCTCGGGACAACGCGCAGGGCGGTCATTTCCGTCTCGGCGCCGAGGTGCGGCTGCTCGGCCACCGGTTCACCGTCAACGCCGACCGCCAACAGATCCTGGACCTGCTGATGGGCAGCTTCGAGGACCTGTACTACACCAACGCCACGCTGCGGGATCGCGAAGAGGAACTGCTGCGGGCACGCGAGCAGGCGGTCGCCGCCAACGAGGCCAAGAGCCGCTTCCTGGCGACCCTCGGGCACGAACTGCGCACCCCACTGACCGCGGTCATCGGCTACGCCGACCTGCTGCTCCTGGATAGCGGGCTCGACGGCGACGACCTCGACTCCGTGGAACACATCCTCGAAGGAGGCCGCCACCTGCTGCAGCTCATCGACGACCTCGTCGACATCGGCCGCATCGAGGCCGGCGACCTGGCCCTGGATCCCGAACCCGTCGACGTCGGCCAGACGCTCGTCGAAGCGATCGAGGTGGTCCGCGGGCTCGCAGAACGGTACGACGTACAACTGCCCACCACCGCGCAGATCGATGCCTGCCTCGTCCACGCCGACCGGCGTCGGCTGCGACAGGTGCTGATCAACCTGATGTCCAACGCGGTGAAGTACAACTACGCAGGCGGTAGCGTGAACGTGGTGTGCGAACCGACGGGAGACGGCCGAGCACGGATCGACGTGACCGACACCGGCCCAGGGATCGAACCCGACAAGATCGGGCGGCTCTTCGTCCCCTTCGACCGGCTCGGCGCCGAAGCCAACGACGTGGAGGGCACCGGGATCGGACTGCCACTCGTACGAGACCTCGTCGAGGCTATGGGGGGGACCGTCACCGTCCCCAACACCTCGCCGAACGGCACGACCTTCCGTGTCGAGCTACCCACCCCCGGCCACGAGGAACACACGTCGGATCGTCCGTGAACGCGGACAGACCCATCCCCGCCCCGGCGACGATCCTCGTCATCGACGACGAACCGGTCAACCTCAAGCTCCTCAGCCGCATCCTGGACCGCTCCGGCTACACCGACGTCCACACACTGGACGAACCCAGAGCCGCACTGGCGACGTTCGAGGAGATCCGACCGGATCTGCTCCTGCTCGATCTGCACATGCCTCACGTCGACGGCTTCGAGATCCTCGGTGAACTGCCGGAGCTCATGTCCGAGGGGGAGTTCCTGCCCGTGCTCGTGCTGACCGCGGACGCGTCACCGGAGACCCGTCGACGTGCCCTATCGGATGGAGCGACCGACTTCCTACTCAAACCACTGGACCCCGTCGAGGTGACCCTCCGGGTGGGCAACCTCCTGCACACCCGTCTGCTCCACCGCAGCCTGCGAGAGGAGAGGGACAGGCTCGAGGAGCGCGTGCACCGACGGACACGGGAACTACGGGAGGCCAACGAGGCCCTCGTCGTTGCGAATCGTGTGAAGACCGACTTCATCTCCATGGCATCGCACGAGATGCGTACCCCACTGACCGTCCTCAAGGGCTTCACCGAGGTGCTCCTGCAACGTGGCGACGACATCCCATGGGAATCGCGCCGGCAGCAGCTCGAGGCCATGCTGCGCAACACCTCGAGGCTCGAGCGGCTCGTCAACGACCTGCTGCTGTCCTCAAGGATCGAGGCCTCCAGGGACCCCGGCAGGGACGCCATCCAGCTGCGCGCCACTACGTTCGATATCAACCAGGCGGTACAACGGGCGGTTTCGGATGCTGAGCTCGATCCCGCTGACGTGACGGTGGACTGTCCCGAGATGGAGGTGAAGGCCGACGAGGGGCTGGTCGAGCAGATGGTCGTGAACCTGCTCACCAACGCCGACAAGTACGGAGCGCCTCCGATCGAGATCAGCTGCTCGGTCGGGTCGCTTACGGTCGAGATCGTCGTCCGTGACCACGGACCCGGCGTCCCCGAGGGGTTCGTCCCGGAACTGTTCGACCGGTTCGCACAGCACAGCGTCGGTGATCGCCGTACGGCCACCGGGGTGGGGCTAGGATTGTGGGTCGTTCGTGGCCTGGCACAGCTCCACGGAGGCGACGTCACCTACGAACCAGGCCGACCGGACGGAGCGTGCTTCCGGGTGCAGATCCAGCAGTTCTCCCCGTCGGCGCAGGCCAGCGAACACGGCGCTTCCTGACGGCGGCCAGGAGGGCGCGCATGTCTGATGACGCACCATCCCGAGCGGCATCCGATCCGGGCCCGCAAGAGCACGGATCCCGAGTACGCGACCGCCGGGCGGTCGACGCCTGGGAGCTGGTACGGATCTCCGGCGTCGCGATGTGCATCGCCGGCGGTAACGGGCGCCTGATCTTCGTCAACGAAGCCCTGGGTCGGCTCGTCGGAGTCGATCCCGGCGACCTGGTCGGTGAAAGGTGGACCGACCGGGTCCATCCCGACGATCAGCAGCGCACGTCGGAGGTCCTGACGGCGCTCGCCCGACAGGGGGGCAGCATCACGGGACTCGCGAACCGCTACCGGCGGGACGACGGCAGCTACCGCTGGCTGGAGTGGCAGGCCACCGCCGACCCCAACGCGGACCGCGTGTACGGCGTCGGCGTGGACGTGACCGGACGTCGGCATGCGGAGCGACGGCTTGAGGACAGCCTGCAGACGATCCGTGAGAGTCAGCAACGTCTCCGCCTCGCCGTGGAGACCACCGATCTCGGCATCTGGGAGCATGACCTGGCCGAGGATGTCGTGCGGTGGTCCGCGCAGACCGCTCGGATCTTCGGCTACCCGGAGAAGCCGGACACCAAGACCGTCGACGAGTACTTCGGCCATGTCCATCCCGACGACCGGGACCTCCTCGGAGACCTCGTCGACGTCCCCCGTGACCGGTCCAGGATCGAGTACCGCATCATCCGGACGGACGGTCGGATCCGCTGGGTCGTGTCGAACGCGACCGTCCAGTATGACGACGGGGAACCGTCCCGGGTCCTGGGCACCCTCTACGACGTCACGGACCGGGTCGAATCGCAACAGCGACTGCAGGCCGCGAAGCACGAGGCCGAACGGGCGAACGTCGCGATGAGCGAACTCCTGCGTCGCACGAGCCACGAGCTGCGCACGCCGCTCAACGCCATCCTCGGCTTCTCCCGACTCCTCGCAACGGAACAACTCACCGAACAACAACAGGACAGCGTCGACGAGATCGTCGCAGCCGGAGAGCGGCTCTTACACCTCGTCGACCGCGTACTCGCCGTGAACTCCGACACAACGGTCTCGATCGGAACACGCGAACCGCTGGAACTCACGAGCATGGTCGCCCAGGTCATCGCGCGACTCGGACCACTCGCCCGAGAACACGAGGTGCAGTTGCGATCGGAGCTTCCGGACATGCCTCTCGTAGCATTGGCCGAACCGTCCAAGGTCGAACACGTGCTGCTCGACCTGGTCTCCAACGCGGTCCTGTACAGCAGGGGCCAGCACGTCGACCTCACCGTGCACACGGTGGAGGACGACGGACCGCCGCGTCTTCGCGTGGAGATCCGCGACCGCGGTCCCGGCCTAGCACCCGACGAGATCGAGCGCGCCTTCACGCCGTTCGACCGACTCGGCGCCGACGCCACCAACATCCCCGGGACCGGTCTCGGCCTACCACTGTCCCGACGGATCATCGAGAGCATGGGCGGGGAACTGGGCGCCGAGAGCACCCCCGGGTACGGCAGTTGCTTCTGGTTCGAACTGGCTCGCGCACCAGCCAGCGAGGAGGACGCCTAACCGGTCGTTCGGGAAGGACAACAGCAGGACCGACCCGTGAGAGCACGGCAGCAGCGAGCCCCGATCAGGAACGAACATGCGACATGATGCCCACGACGAACTACCACCCGTTGGCAGCGCGCTTGGTGCTGCCGTGCAGACCCTGCGAACGGCGAACGACCTATCCGTCGATCAGCTCGCGGAGACCACCGGACTGGCCGTCGACCACGGGTTCCACGGCAGCTGTGCGTCCCCAAGATCGAGCGGCCCCGATGCATGCGGTCGTCTGGGTGGTCTCAACGGTCCTGGTACTCGAGCATCCGTCTCGCGCCCAGCAGGGTCGCCTCGACGTGGCGGGCCACGATCCGCCCGGTGATCCGTTCGACCAGCCAGCGGAACGGACGGACAGCTCGAAGGCCAGCATCAGGACGAGGCGTGAGCCGTCGGTGACCGGCTCTACCTCCCAGCGGCCGTGGTGGTCCACACCCCGAACCGAACGCCAGACGATCCGACGTTGGTCCTCGTCCCACTCGGTGACGGTCACGATCCCTCCGGCTTCGATCGATCCGACCTGCATGAGCACGCGGAAGTGCGCGCCGACGCCGCTGAGCTGGTCGGATCTTGGTTCCCAACGGGTGACGCCCCGGAAGAAATCCGCGTAGTTGGTGACATCGCTGACCAGGGCGAACACCGCGTCGAGGTCGCGGCGGATCAGCACGTCGCGGTGCAGTTGCATCCTTCAGCCCAGCGGTGGCAGGACCTGGTCGGCGGCCAGCGCCGTGAGGGTCTCCTGCATCAGGTCTGTTACGTAGTGGTAGGCCGTCGCGTCGTCCTCGCCGAACCGTTCCTCCACGTCGATGGGTTCCAGGACCTGCATACGGATCTTGGCTGGCAGCGGCAGGTGACCGAGGAAGTCGCCCACGTTGAGCCCCCAGGGCACCGCCAGGGAGATCGGTAGCACCTTGAGCCGGGCGAGACGGTCCAGGCGCAGCGCCTCGGCGAGCCGGCGCCCGTCGGTCAGGGGGAGGTAGGTGTCCTGTCCGCCGGAGGAGACCACCGGGACGATCGGGACGCCGGCCTCGCGTGCGAGTCGGACGAACCCCTTGCGTCCGTCGAACCGGATCTCGTGTCGGGCGGTCCACTCCCGATGGGTCTCCACGTCGCCTCCGGGGTAGACGAGCACGCACGAGCCGTCGGCGAGGGCGGTCCGGGCGGCGTCGTGGCCGGCGGTCAGCACCCCCCAGCGGCGCAGGAACGGTCCGAGCACCGGCCAGGAGGTCACCAGCGTGTGGGCCAGCGCGTACACGGGCCGCTCCACCCCGAAGTAGGTGTTGAACGCGAGCATGAACACCATGCTGTCGGGCGTCATGTTGCCGCCCGAGTGGTTGCCGACGAAGAGCACGGGTCGGTCCTCGGGGATGTGG comes from Actinomycetota bacterium and encodes:
- a CDS encoding 1-acyl-sn-glycerol-3-phosphate acyltransferase; this encodes MWLLASMYFRAEVDGLHHIPEDRPVLFVGNHSGGNMTPDSMVFMLAFNTYFGVERPVYALAHTLVTSWPVLGPFLRRWGVLTAGHDAARTALADGSCVLVYPGGDVETHREWTARHEIRFDGRKGFVRLAREAGVPIVPVVSSGGQDTYLPLTDGRRLAEALRLDRLARLKVLPISLAVPWGLNVGDFLGHLPLPAKIRMQVLEPIDVEERFGEDDATAYHYVTDLMQETLTALAADQVLPPLG
- a CDS encoding response regulator, with translation MNADRPIPAPATILVIDDEPVNLKLLSRILDRSGYTDVHTLDEPRAALATFEEIRPDLLLLDLHMPHVDGFEILGELPELMSEGEFLPVLVLTADASPETRRRALSDGATDFLLKPLDPVEVTLRVGNLLHTRLLHRSLREERDRLEERVHRRTRELREANEALVVANRVKTDFISMASHEMRTPLTVLKGFTEVLLQRGDDIPWESRRQQLEAMLRNTSRLERLVNDLLLSSRIEASRDPGRDAIQLRATTFDINQAVQRAVSDAELDPADVTVDCPEMEVKADEGLVEQMVVNLLTNADKYGAPPIEISCSVGSLTVEIVVRDHGPGVPEGFVPELFDRFAQHSVGDRRTATGVGLGLWVVRGLAQLHGGDVTYEPGRPDGACFRVQIQQFSPSAQASEHGAS
- a CDS encoding response regulator; amino-acid sequence: MGIDLGRLRAIFREELDERRQTLEQGLLELERSPSVQRRTELLRELFRAAHSLKGAALSVGSPAVAAVAHQLEETLEGLQGTDETEIEVAALLDEVDRLGRAADDDASAEPSRTGPGTEAEPGPTLSGDTGTGRSPPARADRPPPSDGASSGRARVPVGELEAALTSAGQLQLAIHSVEDLADGTAACASVVRRVHADLQHLTGVLVARDRPGGRPPNGRAVADELAQQLVELERRLGHLGHRTDEVQRELVRSGADVSRAVQVLSMVEFDQVCAGLDRAVRDVAEGSGKRVRLQLASGALELDRTVAAALRDPLLHLVRNAVDHGIEPPAVRERDGKPPVGRIRVAAEVRSGRLVVEVSDDGTGIDPVRVREAAERAGLEPPSDPAELLQLVFAPGLSTSRDVTDVSGRGVGLDAVRSDVEAVGGTAEIASDAGRGTTVTLALPLSLSTMRVLVVKIGSETVALPATAVRNVLRVDREDLVHMGARRGVLHDDRSVPIVDLASVLGFTGASARDDDGSVVVVVDVPGGHAGLSVDGPLEQHEVTVRTLGPRLEDAPGVLGAVTLPDGNLVLVLNPATWARRAMENPVPSAQQAGTETSRAPHVLLAEDTLTTRTLERSILEAAGYVVTAAADGAEAWELLQQRGADLVITDVDMPNMDGFSLCEAIRSSPRFSDVPVVLVTSLSDDRHRARGAEVGANAYFVKSDFDQRTLLDTVARLL
- a CDS encoding SRPBCC family protein, whose translation is MQLHRDVLIRRDLDAVFALVSDVTNYADFFRGVTRWEPRSDQLSGVGAHFRVLMQVGSIEAGGIVTVTEWDEDQRRIVWRSVRGVDHHGRWEVEPVTDGSRLVLMLAFELSVRSAGWSNGSPGGSWPATSRRPCWARDGCSSTRTVETTQTTACIGAARSWGRTAAVEPVVDGQSGGLRELIDG
- a CDS encoding hybrid sensor histidine kinase/response regulator produces the protein MTDIRGILVAEDSRTQAEALRADLESQGYEVTVARDGQEALVLLDERSFGLLISDIMMPNMDGYELCRRVKADRKLDDMSVILLTSLRDPVDIVRGLQSGADNFLTKPYDRHRLLSRIESVLQPRDNAQGGHFRLGAEVRLLGHRFTVNADRQQILDLLMGSFEDLYYTNATLRDREEELLRAREQAVAANEAKSRFLATLGHELRTPLTAVIGYADLLLLDSGLDGDDLDSVEHILEGGRHLLQLIDDLVDIGRIEAGDLALDPEPVDVGQTLVEAIEVVRGLAERYDVQLPTTAQIDACLVHADRRRLRQVLINLMSNAVKYNYAGGSVNVVCEPTGDGRARIDVTDTGPGIEPDKIGRLFVPFDRLGAEANDVEGTGIGLPLVRDLVEAMGGTVTVPNTSPNGTTFRVELPTPGHEEHTSDRP
- the cheB gene encoding chemotaxis-specific protein-glutamate methyltransferase CheB; protein product: MRVLVVDDSPTARAYLVEVLGSYPGVTVVGEAADGKEAVEATAELQPSVVVMDAVMPVMDGFEATERIMIETPTPVVMTTAALDPDDVALALRSVEVGALAVLPKPTWDASGPDPRAANVFARKVVALSGVGVIRRYRESTSSRPIPERAALPDSTIHIVGVAASTGGPRALHDLLAKLPDGLAAPVLIVQHIAEGFVDGLVRWLDAATALQVKVAERGEPLTAGQVYLAPDDHHLRVAPLGRVHLDSDPPIGGFRPAATALFESLAGLYGTSAAGVILSGLGDDGLAGLLGLRAAGGTVLAQDEETAAVFGMPGVVVAAGIAHVVGSVDTLAAAIAELTTRGTA
- a CDS encoding PAS domain-containing protein, whose translation is MSDDAPSRAASDPGPQEHGSRVRDRRAVDAWELVRISGVAMCIAGGNGRLIFVNEALGRLVGVDPGDLVGERWTDRVHPDDQQRTSEVLTALARQGGSITGLANRYRRDDGSYRWLEWQATADPNADRVYGVGVDVTGRRHAERRLEDSLQTIRESQQRLRLAVETTDLGIWEHDLAEDVVRWSAQTARIFGYPEKPDTKTVDEYFGHVHPDDRDLLGDLVDVPRDRSRIEYRIIRTDGRIRWVVSNATVQYDDGEPSRVLGTLYDVTDRVESQQRLQAAKHEAERANVAMSELLRRTSHELRTPLNAILGFSRLLATEQLTEQQQDSVDEIVAAGERLLHLVDRVLAVNSDTTVSIGTREPLELTSMVAQVIARLGPLAREHEVQLRSELPDMPLVALAEPSKVEHVLLDLVSNAVLYSRGQHVDLTVHTVEDDGPPRLRVEIRDRGPGLAPDEIERAFTPFDRLGADATNIPGTGLGLPLSRRIIESMGGELGAESTPGYGSCFWFELARAPASEEDA